The genomic interval TGAACTAAAAGCAGCAGCCTGGTGGACGTTCATACAGAATATAGGGCTACGGTACAAAGCTGAAAATAAAGGCTTGGTGTGCAAAATCCTTGAATGACTAACAAAGTTGAATATTACATTCCCTCCTTATTCTTGTATCTTTTTCAAATACACATGACTGTACAGGACTGATATCTGACTTCAGCGCAACGCAGTGGATGCAACCAGATAGTGAAGGGCTCCCAACAAGCGTCAGCTGTATCAGTGCCGACTTTCTACAACTTTGGGCAATGGCAAAAGGTAAAACCAGGGATTTTTTTGCTTGAACCTACAACAAGTTGAAACTGTTACTGAACGTGAGGTCAAGCAAATCCTCGTATTCACAACAGGCAGATGAATCGTCACTGATGAGAAGTGGGTGGGTGGCTAAGCCTTCGTTTCCAGAAGTGTCcatacaaaacacaacaattttcTAAACTTAAATGTTTTGGTGTGCACGTAGCTGCAAACAGATTGTCTCTTTAGTTAATTTTTGTGTCTCACCCggatctgtttgttttcttcccgtAGCCTCTGCACCTCCATCTGCAGCCGCTTGCACTCTTCCATGATCTTCTTCACCTCGCCGTCATCCAGCGAGGCGCTGGAAGACTTGGGCAGTGCAGAGAGCTCAGTCTTAacagaggaggtagaggaagacATAGTTTTGTTGCTTTCACTCTCATGCTGTGGAGAGAGCGAGGGTGTGGGCGGGCGAATGGGgtgagagaagggagaggagggggtgaagagaCATGCAGAGACGTAGCAAGGAGTGAGATGACagtacaaacaaataaatcataaattaataaataaaatatgtaatggGTGATACACAGTGATGTGCTGCTGATGGGTAGGAGATTGAGAAAAGAAATACTCTGAGGACACATGCAATACGAGTGTTTCCATCTGATTTTCTTCTATAACATCATATTAAATGGGCCTAAAATTAGTTGTTTCAAATCtgtgaaatacaaaatggaAAGTTTCTGGGTTTGTAGATCAGATGGagatgtgagaaaatgttttgtgcatCTACACGAGTCACACTTAATGCCTGAGTGCACAATAGAATTACCTACAAAGAGAAGGGTAAGACTTacagttttgtcattttctagAGGCATCTCAAATGTACATCTCAACTTTGAATCCATCAGCTCTTCAGGCTTTGCCTCTTTCCACTGTGGATGATGAAAATCAAGACGAAGAGGGTCAGAAAGAAAGTACAGTGAAAATGTATACAGGGATCCTTTAGCATCGGGTAGgtgtattttatgttttcagaatAGCCTCTGCACAATGATAAAGGCAGATGTAAACTGTATGCAGTATTGAAGGGTTCAGCTGGAGCTACAGTCGAATTCTGAAAGACACAAATGTCTCCAGTGCGAttcaacaagaaaataaatcagagaCAAAAGGTCAGCGGTGATGtcatttaaagaagaagaaaaaagaatcaacagtCACACATATTCAATGACATATCCTTTGCTgaatataaatgttttcttaaatcatattttatgtGCTGATACTCACAACTCCTTCCATGTCAGTCATTTCGTATGGAGCCAGCATGGACTGCACCATGAATTTGTGTTTACTCTTTTCATTGGGGTCATAGTCAAAGGGCTGGAGCATAACTGTGGACAAAAGCAATGACAGAATGTGGAGCCAGGAGATTACAGAATGACCAACTTCCTGCATTTCTCCATAGCAACCATTACACGACCCGTGAATGAAAAGACGTCAGTCAGGTTTATGATCTGGGTTGCAGTGTGACCGGTTCTCTCCTCATGAACCGACTACTCTTCCTGCAATTGCCATTTCTTTGCTTTAATGATAATTTATTTAGTCATTGAAGAATACAATGATTCTGGCAGTAATCGATGTGGGAAATTCTGTTTAGACATTTAATTTCAATGATagaaatgaaagcaaaagaaatgttaaaaatgcaattaataAGTCCAAACTGCTTGGGATTTTATTGTCCCATGTTACATCACTGAGTTGTGACGGTTACCACCATAAAATAATCTTACAAATATCAACGTTACAAggagaacaaataaataatgtgggAATACTAGACTTAATTTAGACATACTGTCAAAATGCAGTGACAGATCATCAAATTATTTAAGcactaaatgaaataaacagctATCTGATTGTATCAGTATCACACAACTGTCTGAATGAGATGTGAATTACACCCTGTGGGTTTGGAAAAAAGTTTACCAACCAGAAACATTGATGGAGGATCCAGCATCAATGACGCCACTGTTGGGGCGCACACAGTATCTGCGAGGTGCGGTTGTCTTGActttgaaacacacatttctatCCGTGGGGTTGGCGAGCTTCAAAGTGGCAGTGACGACGTCTGTAAACGGGCCTGAGGgggacacacggagagagaagcagcacGGTAACTATGGAGCACATGTGTCAATGTGCAGAGCCGTCTTGTAGTTTGAGAGCTGGTATTCGTTCACCATTTGTGAGCACGGCTTGGGTTCAAGACTGCGGGGGCCCCCAAAGGTAGACAGATATTGCATGTAGTGAATGAATGGAAGGATTAATATGTGAGTAGTGTTTATCAGGGTCTCAAGTCTGCCATGAACACtgcacattaaacattaaaacagtgtCAAGAAGAGCAGAGTGTGCAAGCactcattttattattcatgccCCGCCCTTGGACAAAAACAAGATGCTGTAGAAAACGACACGTGTCGAGTGCCGATGTCTTCTTGTTCATACTGAACGTGTAACCATGTTTATCGGCTCTGGACGAGGAATGTTCAACTCGCTCTGACGACTCAACCTTGACTTTGGAAATCTGTGTCAGATAAACAGCCTCACTGTTAtttctgcagctgcatcagCCACAACGTGTGTCTGTGCGGTCCGCACCCTCTCCTGGCTCACCTTTGCTGTCTAGGCTCTGCAATGATCAAATCAGTGAACAGCCCATACCTGACTGATCCTCGGCCATCACTCGACCCCTTTCTCCAGCAGCATCACACCCGAAGGCAGCTGCAAACAGCCATTTTCCCaggctttatttaaaaagaataaaaaacccCACTGAGCCTGGACATAGAAAATCTGTTAAGGAATTCAGGCTGCACAGTCTGAGGGAACTGTCAAGCCTCCAGTCGCAGCTGGCTAGCTCGTGATATTGTGAAATGAGCACGGTGTTAGGGCTCAGCATCGACACCCTGATCGTAGAAAACGTCGCTTCTCTGACAGCCGGGTGCTGATGACAGCGGCGATCGCATTGCGTGTGTCAAGAGTCTGATCACATCGCGGCGTTGTTTCGCCCGCTGTCGGGGCTTTACAGGACAGAGGCGGCGACCCAACGAGTGAATCGGAGACATGGCACGGTGGGCCTGCCCTGACGCTGCGATGACAGCTAGCAGTGTGACTCGCTAGCTAGGTTAGCCCAATGCTAGCTGGTTAGCGTCGCCGCGCGGCGTCGCCTCACCTGTTCCGCCGCGCACCGCAGCCAGCGAGACGCGGCTAACTTCACGAAACGGCGACACGACAAGACGCGGGCGCCGTGTCAAACGTTGAGCGGCTCACGCGGAAGTGGACGAACCCGGCTGTCATCGGCAGCTTCGAGGTTAGCTGCCTAGCCccccggcccggcccggcccctCCGCCCCGGCGTTACCTCTGAATTTCAGGTCGTGTTGCGGCTCTAGCACCAGGACTTGTTCTGGTCTGGCCATG from Scophthalmus maximus strain ysfricsl-2021 chromosome 3, ASM2237912v1, whole genome shotgun sequence carries:
- the LOC118316833 gene encoding vesicle-associated membrane protein-associated protein B/C isoform X2, whose product is MARPEQVLVLEPQHDLKFRGPFTDVVTATLKLANPTDRNVCFKVKTTAPRRYCVRPNSGVIDAGSSINVSVMLQPFDYDPNEKSKHKFMVQSMLAPYEMTDMEGVWKEAKPEELMDSKLRCTFEMPLENDKTTELSALPKSSSASLDDGEVKKIMEECKRLQMEVQRLREENKQIREDDGLRKRKVTSLAAPHSSAMATSAVRDEGLSTRILALCVLFFVIGVIIGKLAL
- the LOC118316833 gene encoding vesicle-associated membrane protein-associated protein B/C isoform X1, encoding MARPEQVLVLEPQHDLKFRGPFTDVVTATLKLANPTDRNVCFKVKTTAPRRYCVRPNSGVIDAGSSINVSVMLQPFDYDPNEKSKHKFMVQSMLAPYEMTDMEGVWKEAKPEELMDSKLRCTFEMPLENDKTHESESNKTMSSSTSSVKTELSALPKSSSASLDDGEVKKIMEECKRLQMEVQRLREENKQIREDDGLRKRKVTSLAAPHSSAMATSAVRDEGLSTRILALCVLFFVIGVIIGKLAL